A region from the Stygiolobus caldivivus genome encodes:
- a CDS encoding protein kinase domain-containing protein — MGKGIYILNLSFTGLIYILSMRLSASQLVLSSLYLFSTVVFTVLYLKQSRASSFVPLITFLYYPFYEYFYSGHASTSIIIREIVLSLLGLIPSVLIIYRGRGKEVANVIGILLVSLYLPFSIFLWLSAPASFRQTVGSLLLNPLFIPASFSTLRSLGYGIPRSQKSTPQHYAAQPQYTPQLSYPQVQQYPSYTQMPYQPSNTGSLSVTFIFRGLPAGCYPVIHVNGKRYQPKKYFQGDYVFYFHEGCTWNAGAVTCGATTYLPDRQRGKADLGSSVIITYRPAPQGHGPSQTIPQSPSRPLTNKGLGNWDPNVWVGRTLSVYNVKKVIGEGGNGYVLKANYSGKQLAIKVLKLYGGNPEAFFKELATEASNLVNLSNHKNIVKVYAVKVDTFVINEVLRGRADLYLKDPPMIVMEFMSGGTLKDLLDDDMFYYSSKWQKSVLKAVCEVAQALDYVHSQGFVHMDVKPQNIFLNEKPKDPSGLDNVEFKLGDLGSAVRVNGDVKQVTVEYSPPEVYVEKAKPYFDIYALGMTMYTLLTRKIDRPDLNEMESAFNCYVKNDIVCVKDEVIMAKAKLSRWDVSVDPQVDNLLKLMLSDDPRRRPTAKEVIDAIKRVDPTLC, encoded by the coding sequence GTGGGTAAAGGTATTTATATTCTGAACCTCTCCTTCACCGGGCTAATATATATTTTGTCCATGAGACTTTCCGCCTCCCAACTTGTCCTCTCATCACTCTACCTCTTCAGCACGGTCGTGTTTACAGTACTCTACCTCAAGCAGAGCAGGGCTTCATCCTTCGTCCCGTTAATCACGTTTTTGTACTACCCCTTTTATGAATACTTTTATAGCGGACACGCCTCTACATCCATAATAATCCGTGAAATAGTGCTTTCCTTATTGGGGCTCATACCCTCCGTTTTAATCATTTATAGGGGCAGAGGAAAAGAAGTCGCTAACGTAATAGGCATCCTCCTAGTATCATTGTACCTCCCCTTTAGTATATTCCTTTGGTTATCGGCCCCGGCTTCCTTCCGACAGACCGTCGGGTCGTTGCTCCTAAACCCTTTATTTATACCCGCGAGTTTCTCGACCCTGAGGTCCCTAGGCTACGGCATACCGAGGAGCCAAAAATCTACACCTCAACACTACGCCGCCCAACCGCAATACACACCACAGCTCAGTTACCCCCAAGTACAGCAGTACCCGAGCTACACGCAAATGCCCTACCAGCCCTCAAACACCGGCTCGCTTTCCGTAACTTTCATCTTTAGGGGCTTACCGGCCGGGTGTTACCCCGTAATCCACGTAAACGGTAAGAGGTACCAGCCTAAAAAGTACTTCCAAGGAGATTACGTGTTCTACTTCCACGAGGGCTGTACTTGGAACGCTGGGGCAGTGACGTGTGGGGCGACCACGTATTTACCTGACAGACAGAGGGGTAAAGCCGATTTAGGTAGCTCCGTGATAATAACCTACAGACCTGCACCTCAAGGACACGGCCCTAGCCAGACCATACCTCAGTCCCCCTCAAGGCCCCTGACAAACAAGGGCCTGGGCAACTGGGACCCGAACGTGTGGGTGGGCCGCACTCTCTCAGTTTATAACGTAAAGAAAGTCATAGGGGAGGGAGGTAACGGTTACGTCCTTAAGGCTAACTACTCAGGGAAGCAGTTGGCCATAAAAGTCCTTAAACTCTACGGCGGTAACCCCGAGGCCTTCTTCAAGGAACTGGCCACTGAGGCGTCTAACCTCGTAAACTTGTCCAACCACAAAAACATCGTGAAAGTCTACGCTGTAAAAGTCGACACTTTTGTCATTAACGAGGTATTAAGGGGGAGGGCTGACTTATACCTAAAGGACCCGCCGATGATAGTCATGGAGTTCATGAGCGGGGGTACGTTAAAGGACTTATTAGACGACGACATGTTCTACTATAGCTCCAAGTGGCAGAAGAGCGTGTTAAAGGCCGTGTGTGAAGTCGCACAAGCGCTGGACTACGTCCACTCCCAAGGTTTTGTACACATGGACGTGAAGCCGCAAAACATTTTCCTTAACGAAAAGCCCAAAGACCCTTCAGGTCTCGACAACGTCGAGTTTAAACTTGGCGACCTCGGTAGTGCGGTGAGGGTGAACGGTGATGTAAAACAAGTGACCGTTGAATATTCCCCTCCTGAGGTCTACGTAGAGAAGGCCAAGCCCTATTTCGATATCTATGCACTGGGTATGACTATGTACACCTTATTGACGAGGAAAATAGACAGGCCTGACTTGAACGAGATGGAGAGCGCCTTTAACTGTTACGTAAAAAATGACATTGTCTGTGTAAAAGACGAGGTGATTATGGCTAAGGCGAAGCTGTCTCGCTGGGACGTGAGCGTAGACCCGCAAGTAGACAACTTGCTTAAGCTGATGCTCTCAGACGACCCGAGGAGGAGG
- a CDS encoding DUF973 family protein, translating into MSSTEIDGLKKLRTGSLIIILAPILILVGVFVGLGSALAGAASGSVSGSATGALAGVTIVGVVAIVGIVLEIFAIYLIRKGFGILKAFDPQFGIGGTGALIALVASILLILAFIGIIALILPMLFLAPIAGILYFIGVIMMGIGFHRVGGKYDDNLVSIGGILLIFIPFIGAILNVIGLGRIINKLGGGFSPYSQTYQPPSGYSQGYTQQPYGQPYYNPESTTPPTYPPTQPNYPPPTGQQPTSLPYQTGTGRLYSNGVAELTIYSPYRVQVIQASIVGTSYATSSITPNYLEVGNNNIRIYFSIGPDLKPYNTYTIQLYLSTGQAISAQVTYS; encoded by the coding sequence ATGAGTAGTACAGAAATAGACGGGTTAAAAAAACTAAGAACGGGTAGTTTAATAATAATACTAGCACCTATCCTAATTCTGGTAGGAGTATTTGTTGGGCTAGGTAGTGCGTTAGCTGGTGCTGCTTCAGGGTCTGTTAGCGGCTCCGCAACGGGTGCTCTAGCAGGTGTGACGATAGTAGGAGTAGTCGCAATTGTGGGTATTGTATTGGAAATTTTTGCAATATATTTGATAAGGAAAGGCTTCGGTATACTAAAGGCTTTTGACCCGCAGTTCGGTATCGGCGGCACTGGTGCATTGATAGCGCTAGTAGCTTCCATACTTCTGATACTCGCCTTCATAGGTATTATAGCTTTGATATTACCGATGCTGTTTTTGGCACCAATAGCAGGTATACTCTATTTCATAGGAGTAATTATGATGGGTATAGGGTTCCACAGAGTAGGGGGTAAATACGACGATAACCTAGTGAGTATAGGTGGGATTTTACTGATATTCATACCGTTCATTGGCGCTATACTCAACGTCATAGGCTTGGGTAGGATAATAAACAAGTTAGGGGGAGGTTTTTCACCTTACAGTCAGACTTACCAGCCCCCTAGCGGGTACTCACAAGGTTATACGCAACAACCTTACGGGCAACCCTATTATAACCCGGAGAGTACTACTCCACCAACTTACCCACCAACACAACCTAACTATCCTCCGCCTACGGGGCAACAGCCTACTTCTTTACCATACCAAACGGGTACGGGAAGGCTTTATAGTAACGGCGTTGCCGAACTCACTATATACTCTCCCTATAGAGTACAGGTTATCCAAGCTAGCATAGTAGGGACTAGCTATGCTACGAGCAGTATAACGCCAAATTACCTCGAAGTAGGTAATAATAATATAAGGATCTATTTCTCAATTGGGCCTGACCTTAAGCCTTACAACACGTACACGATACAGCTATATTTATCAACAGGGCAAGCAATAAGCGCACAAGTCACGTACTCTTAA